The nucleotide sequence TAATACGCATTCTTTTGCAGTATAGATACCATTTGCAGCTATATAAAATCCCAAGCTATTTTCAAATAGTGCCATTCCTATGTAACAGACAACATACACAGACACTGAATCTTCATCAAATAAAGCCATGGCAATCGGTAGACCAAAATAACCCATACTTGTGCTGCCCGAGCTAAACGCTAATATGTTTCTCGTGTTGTCCTTAAATAAAAAAGAAGAAAGATAATACACTGATAAGGACATAGTACTACCTATAAACCATATCAAAATCGGCAGAGAAATTACTTTTAAATTAACTTCTGTATGAGATACTCCGTATAAAATCACTATTGGATTAGCTATATAAAAGAGTATTTGAGATATAGTATTTCTATCAATTTTAAGATATCTTCCTGCTAAGTAACCAATAAGTATTGTAATGTAAATAGGTAATATTTTGAGGAAAAGAGTAAAGAACATACTAGCCTATTGTGATATCTTTGCTGATAAAGTGATATTAGATTTTAAGGTATTGTAAAAGTAAGTAAAATTTATTTTCCAATTAATCAAGTTCATAGTTAGTTAAAAAAGATTCACTGAGTGCCAAAATTTGTTCTTATATAGGACTTAATAATGATATTTTTATGATTAAATTATGTTAAGTTTGTATAAAGCTCCTTGTATATTTTTATAAACCACTTGTAGTAATTTAGGTAGATTGTTGAAAAAACACTCATCTTGAATGGTTCTCAGGAATTCTTGCCTTAATCATTAAAATCGCACTATTACTTTCCATAATTTTTTAAAGCCAACTTTTTCGTAAACACGGATTGCACAAACATTTGCTATACCTGGGTCGACAAAGGCATTCTCATAAACTTTAAAGACAAATTTGTTTAAAAATATATTCAAAGCTTGTGAACCAACTCCTTTACCTACATAATTCAGCTCTCCGATATACCAGTCTATAGCAGCACAACTTTCTGGAAGTTCTAAAGTGTTATAGACCTGTTCAGGTGGGAAATCATGTTTGTTGTAATATTGAATATAACCAATATCAACTCTATCACAATTAATAATGAATGCGTGCATCGGTTTTTCAATAATTTGTGTCTTAGATTTCAAACGTTTGAATCCTTTAACATAGTTGCTATATTTTTTCTCAATTAACTCTGGTGTCCAATTTATATCCGCATCCCACCACTTCTTTATATGGGACGTTTCTACCCATTTTAATAATAGTAAAAAATGTTCTTCTTTCAACGCTTTAAATGTGATATTTTTATTCATTAATTAAAGATTTTAAGTGTTACTACCGTTTTTATTAATTCTATCTCTAATTGCTAAGTTCATTGAAATTGATATTTCTGTACCTAGTTTTCCTGATATAGTACGCTATTTTAACGTACCGGAAGGCACAATTCAATTAACTATTGCTTATAATTTTTTAGGCATTTGCATAGGAGGGTTGTTTTTTGGTCCATTATCCGAATGTTATGGCAGAAGGAGAATTATGAGGCTTTGTTGCATCACTCAAGAGAAAAGAACTGGCAGTTACTGACAAACTTCGGTTCTGTCGCATTTGTAGGGAAGTAGAAAGAAGAATGATATAATTGTCTAAAAATAAAGCAAAGATGTTTCGTATCAATCAAAAATTATTGCCATATTTCAAAGGATTTAGCTTTTCAGCGATGTTATCTGTATACATGAAATGTCGATTCTCTTTGAGCTATCGAGATTTGGAAGAAATTATGAGTATAAGGGGAGCAAAAATTGACCATGCTACGTTACAAAGTGGTTTATCACCACTGATAGATTAGGCAGTAAGGAAAAGAAAGAAGCAGGTTGGTAGTAGTTGGAGAGACCTACATTAAATTAAACGGTAAATGGGTTTGTTTATATAGAGCACTATTGGTAATACTGTAGACTTCCTCTTGTGTGTTATACCAATTCCCACTATATAAAGAACAGATAGACAATAATGGGAAAGAAGTGATACTAAAGTAGATAAAATAGAGAGGTATAAATGGCATTAAGGTCAAAACTATTAGACGAAAAAGTTGTAAATTTGGCGAAAGAAATGTTAAAAAAGGTCAGAAATAACGCATATGTTTCAAAAAAGTTACAAGCGGTGATAGCAGGAAAAGAAAGTAGTATAAGCGCTGTGGCAAGAATATGTAAAATTTCAAGGACTGCTTTGACTGAATGGATAAAGCATCTAAAATTTGGTAGAGTAGAAAGATTATTTTCCCCGTCTCAGCGGCGAAGAAAAAGCAAATTAAACAAAAATCAACGTGAGCAAATTGAAATATGGGTAGAAAGAAATCCAAATATTACTATTAAGGAAGTGCAAATAAAAATCTCAGAGGAATTTGGCCTAAACATTAGCAAATCAACAGTGCATCGTGAGATACAAAGGATGAAGTTTTCTTACATAACACCGAGGCCAATTCACCATAAACAAGATAAAAACAAGCAAGAAGAGTTTAAAAAATACTTCAATAAAATAGTCAATTCCCACCCTGAAAAGGAGGTATTTTTTTGATGAATCACGATTTGGAACTCATTCAAAAATCGGACACGGATGGTTTAAAAAAGGGGTCAGAACACAGGTTAAAATGAAAATTGGTAGACAAAATTTCTATATCTACAGTGCGGTAAATCCAAGAAGTGGTAAGAAAATTAGCCTACTTGCTCCATATGTAAACACTGATTGTATGAATATATTTCTGGAGCAGATGTCGAAAGATTTAGGCACGAAAGAAGCCTTTCTTGTAATGGATTGTGCAAGTTGGCATAGATCAAAAAGTTTGAAAATTCAGGAAAACATTACCATCATATACTTGCCTCCTTATTCACCGGAACTGAATCCTGTTGAAAGGTTGTGGCAATATATCAAATACAATACTTTACGCAATAGTATCTACGATACCATAGGTTTACTTGAAGATGTTTTGTGTAATTTTATTGTCATACCAATTCCCACTATATAAAGAACAGATAGACAATAATGGGAAAGAAGTGATACTAAAGTAGATAAAATAGAGAGGTATAAATGGCATTAAGGTCAAAACTATTAGACGAAAAAGTTGTAAATTTGGCGAAAGAAATGTTAAAAAAGGTCAGAAATAACGCATATGTTTCAAAAAAGTTACAAGCGGTGATAGCAGGAAAAGAAAGTAGTATAAGCGCTGTGGCAAGAATATGTAAAATTTCAAGGACTGCTTTGACTGAATGGATAAAGCATCTAAAATTTGGTAGAGTAGAAAGATTATTTTCCCCGTCTCAGCGGCGAAGAAAAAGCAAATTAAACAAAAATCAACGTGAGCAAATTGAAATATGGGTAGAAAGAAATCCAAATATTACTATTAAGGAAGTGCAAATAAAAATCTCAGAGGAATTTGGCCTAAACATTAGCAAATCAACAGTGCACCGTGAGATACAAAGGATGAAGTTTTCTTACATAACACCGAGGCCAATTCACCATAAACAAGATAAAAACAAGCAAGAAGAGTTTAAAAAATACTTCAATAAAATAGTCAATTCCCACCCTGAAAAGGAGGTATTTTTTTGATGAATCACGATTTGGAACTCATTCAAAAATCGGACACGGATGGTTTAAAAAAGGGGTCAGAACACAGGTTAAAATGAAAATTGGTAGACAAAATTTCTATATCTACAGTGCGTTAAATCCAAGAAGTGGTAAGAAAATTAGCCTACTTGCTCCATATGTAAACACTGATTGTATGAATATATTTCTGGAGCAGATGTCGAAAGATTTAGGCACGAAAGAAGCCTTTCTTGTAATGGATTGTGCAAGTTGGCATAGATCAAAAAGTTTGAAAATTCAGGAAAACATTACCATCATATACTTGCCTCCTTATTCACCGGAACTGAATCCTGTTGAAAGGTTGTGGCAATATATCAAATACAATACTTTACGCAATAGTATCTACGATACCATAGGTTTACTTGAAGATGTTTTGTGTAATTTTATTGTCAATATTTCCAGTACTACTATTAAACGAGTTTGTAATGTTTCTTATTTGTTCGGTCAGTAATGGATTTTGGTATTAC is from Wolbachia endosymbiont (group B) of Hofmannophila pseudospretella and encodes:
- a CDS encoding GNAT family N-acetyltransferase — its product is MNKNITFKALKEEHFLLLLKWVETSHIKKWWDADINWTPELIEKKYSNYVKGFKRLKSKTQIIEKPMHAFIINCDRVDIGYIQYYNKHDFPPEQVYNTLELPESCAAIDWYIGELNYVGKGVGSQALNIFLNKFVFKVYENAFVDPGIANVCAIRVYEKVGFKKLWKVIVRF
- a CDS encoding MFS transporter, whose translation is MLLPFLLILSLIAKFIEIDISVPSFPDIVRYFNVPEGTIQLTIAYNFLGICIGGLFFGPLSECYGRRRIMRLCCITQEKRTGSY
- a CDS encoding IS630 family transposase (programmed frameshift), whose translation is MALRSKLLDEKVVNLAKEMLKKVRNNAYVSKKLQAVIAGKESSISAVARICKISRTALTEWIKHLKFGRVERLFSPSQRRRKSKLNKNQREQIEIWVERNPNITIKEVQIKISEEFGLNISKSTVHREIQRMKFSYITPRPIHHKQDKNKQEEFKKYFNKIVNSHPEKEVFFDESRFGTHSKIGHGWFKKGVRTQVKMKIGRQNFYIYSAVNPRSGKKISLLAPYVNTDCMNIFLEQMSKDLGTKEAFLVMDCASWHRSKSLKIQENITIIYLPPYSPELNPVERLWQYIKYNTLRNSIYDTIGLLEDVLCNFIVIPIPTI
- a CDS encoding IS630 family transposase (programmed frameshift) — protein: MALRSKLLDEKVVNLAKEMLKKVRNNAYVSKKLQAVIAGKESSISAVARICKISRTALTEWIKHLKFGRVERLFSPSQRRRKSKLNKNQREQIEIWVERNPNITIKEVQIKISEEFGLNISKSTVHREIQRMKFSYITPRPIHHKQDKNKQEEFKKYFNKIVNSHPEKEVFFDESRFGTHSKIGHGWFKKGVRTQVKMKIGRQNFYIYSALNPRSGKKISLLAPYVNTDCMNIFLEQMSKDLGTKEAFLVMDCASWHRSKSLKIQENITIIYLPPYSPELNPVERLWQYIKYNTLRNSIYDTIGLLEDVLCNFIVNISSTTIKRVCNVSYLFGQ